A stretch of the Haloarcula ordinaria genome encodes the following:
- a CDS encoding MinD/ParA family ATP-binding protein, with amino-acid sequence MILTVTGGKGGVGKSTVAYNLAAELDGVVVDGDLGMADLPAGRGPDLHDVLAGRAAPLEAVSEGDPVAIVPCGRSLAGARAADVTELEGTLDTLDRTYRWVVVDSPAGLHADVGVPLAAADAAVLVTTPDTAALADALRVRELARELETGLCRVVLNRTGPDPATTAVANRFGAPVVTVPESEAVAAAHRAGHPVRRTAPDAPATVAFESLAAAAHSCKSV; translated from the coding sequence ATGATTCTGACCGTCACCGGCGGCAAGGGCGGGGTAGGTAAGTCGACGGTGGCCTACAACCTCGCCGCGGAACTGGACGGCGTCGTCGTCGACGGCGACCTCGGCATGGCCGACCTCCCGGCGGGCCGGGGCCCGGACCTGCACGACGTCCTCGCGGGTCGGGCGGCACCGCTCGAGGCCGTCTCGGAGGGCGATCCGGTCGCTATCGTCCCGTGCGGTCGCTCACTCGCCGGGGCCCGTGCGGCCGACGTCACCGAACTCGAGGGCACCCTCGATACGCTCGACCGGACCTACCGCTGGGTCGTCGTCGACTCGCCGGCCGGACTCCACGCCGACGTCGGCGTCCCGCTGGCCGCCGCCGACGCCGCCGTGCTCGTGACGACGCCCGACACCGCGGCGCTGGCCGACGCGCTCCGCGTCCGCGAACTCGCGCGAGAACTCGAGACGGGGCTCTGCCGGGTGGTCCTCAACCGGACCGGTCCCGACCCGGCGACGACGGCCGTCGCGAACCGCTTCGGCGCGCCCGTCGTCACCGTCCCCGAGAGCGAGGCGGTCGCGGCCGCACACCGGGCCGGACACCCCGTCCGACGGACGGCACCCGATGCACCGGCCACGGTGGCGTTCGAATCCCTCGCCGCCGCCGCTCACTCCTGTAAGTCGGTGTAG
- a CDS encoding LAGLIDADG family homing endonuclease codes for MATAENTELIDRFEEFYRDYYRNEIGELAQKYPNDQKSLYIDWQDLYRFDPDLADDYRTKPTQLQEYAEEALRLYDLPVDVSLGQAHVRVRNLPQSEDIREIRHQHHGNLISVQGIVRKATDVRPKVVEAAFECQRCGTLTRIPQAAGDFQEPHECQGCERQGPFRLNTDQSQFIDAQKIRVQESPEGLRGGETPQSIDVNIEDDITGKVTAGDHVRVVGVLKLDQQGNDREKSPMFDIYMDGVSVEIEDEQFEEMEITEADKKEIVELSNEPDLYEKMVGAIAPSIYGYEKEKLAMMIQLFSGVTKSLPDGSRIRGDLHMLLIGDPGTGKCVTGDTRVTLADGRRIPIRDLVESNLQDPKPVDDGVWDDVDFEVPSLQPDGAIATQRATKVWKREAPDELYRIRTATGRELDVTPSHPLFVQSDGSYQAKTAEDLTEGAFVAVPRHVPTDGTDELSVEYRTSKAHNRIDLDLPETWTPALARLVGYLVAEGYVEQRDDNTGFVSITNNDREVIDDATSTLASLNLNVTERAPHEGKDATELMCSAGELVSFLGALDESLLSPSADRRVPPAVMGASDRITTAFLKAYIEGEGHVSATQREITVASMSEELLEDVRSMLLSLGIVSQLQPRANGSYRLRISGDSFARYVERIGFVTERKANAAGQFERASGNTNLDVIPDVGRELRRIREALGLTQAACGLPRSTYQHYERSRRNPGRESLEAVVDAFETRLNGLEASDVDGEVAVTDGGGLDALRQDVSALRSLVESDVAWDRIESIEAVEPDEEWVYDLEVEGTHNYLTNGVVSHNSQMLSYIRQIAPRSVYTSGKGSSSAGLTAAAVRDDFGDGQQWTLEAGALVLADQGIAAVDELDKMSPEDRSAMHQALEQQEISVSKAGINATLKSRCSLLGAANPKYGRFDQYEPIGEQIDLEPALISRFDLIFTVTDQPDEETDRNLASHIIQTNYAGELHTHRTETATSNFTEEEVATVTDEVAPTIEPDLLRKYIAYAKRNCFPTMTEEAKERIEDFYVDLRLKGQDEDAPVPVTARKLEALVRLAEASARIRLSDSVEEDDAERAVDVALYCMKQIGIDPETGEFDADVVETGTSKSQRDRIQNIKGIIADIEDEYDEGAPIDVVVDRAEEVGIEESKAEHEIEKLKQKGEVYEPRTDHLRTT; via the coding sequence ATGGCGACCGCCGAGAACACCGAACTCATCGACCGCTTCGAGGAGTTCTACCGCGACTACTACCGCAACGAGATCGGTGAACTCGCACAGAAGTATCCGAACGACCAGAAGTCGCTCTACATCGACTGGCAGGACCTCTACCGGTTCGACCCGGACCTGGCAGACGACTACCGGACCAAGCCGACCCAGCTCCAGGAGTACGCCGAGGAGGCCCTGCGGCTCTACGACCTCCCGGTCGACGTCTCGCTCGGACAGGCCCACGTCCGCGTGCGCAACCTCCCGCAGTCCGAGGACATCCGGGAGATCCGCCACCAGCACCACGGGAACCTCATCAGCGTCCAGGGTATCGTCCGCAAGGCGACGGACGTCCGGCCGAAAGTCGTGGAGGCGGCTTTCGAGTGCCAGCGCTGCGGCACCCTCACCCGCATCCCGCAGGCCGCCGGCGACTTCCAGGAACCCCACGAGTGCCAGGGCTGTGAACGACAGGGCCCGTTCCGCCTCAACACCGACCAGTCGCAGTTCATCGACGCCCAGAAGATTCGGGTCCAGGAATCCCCCGAAGGCCTGCGTGGCGGGGAGACGCCCCAGTCTATCGACGTCAACATCGAGGACGACATCACCGGGAAGGTGACGGCCGGCGACCACGTCCGCGTCGTCGGGGTCCTCAAGCTCGACCAGCAGGGCAACGACCGCGAGAAGTCCCCGATGTTCGACATCTACATGGACGGCGTCAGCGTCGAGATCGAGGACGAGCAGTTCGAGGAGATGGAGATCACGGAGGCGGACAAGAAGGAGATCGTCGAGCTCTCGAACGAACCCGACCTCTACGAGAAGATGGTCGGGGCCATCGCGCCCTCCATCTACGGCTACGAGAAGGAGAAGCTCGCGATGATGATCCAGCTCTTCTCGGGGGTCACGAAGAGTCTCCCCGACGGGTCGCGAATCCGTGGCGACCTGCACATGCTCCTTATCGGTGACCCTGGTACGGGGAAGTGCGTCACCGGCGACACTCGGGTCACGCTGGCCGACGGACGCCGGATTCCGATTCGCGACCTCGTCGAGTCGAACCTCCAGGACCCGAAACCGGTCGACGATGGCGTGTGGGACGACGTCGACTTCGAGGTCCCCTCCCTCCAGCCCGACGGGGCCATCGCGACCCAGCGGGCGACGAAAGTCTGGAAACGCGAAGCACCGGACGAGCTCTACCGGATTCGGACCGCGACGGGACGTGAACTCGACGTGACGCCGTCCCACCCGCTGTTCGTTCAGTCCGACGGCTCGTATCAGGCGAAGACAGCCGAGGACCTGACCGAAGGCGCCTTCGTCGCAGTCCCGCGTCACGTCCCGACCGACGGCACCGACGAGCTGTCCGTCGAGTACCGGACGTCGAAAGCGCACAACCGAATCGACCTCGACCTACCGGAGACGTGGACACCCGCACTCGCCCGTCTCGTCGGGTATCTCGTCGCCGAGGGCTACGTCGAACAGCGCGACGACAACACCGGTTTCGTCTCCATTACCAACAACGACCGCGAAGTCATCGACGACGCGACCAGCACACTGGCGTCGTTGAACCTCAACGTCACCGAGCGAGCCCCTCACGAGGGCAAGGACGCGACAGAACTGATGTGCTCGGCCGGCGAGCTCGTGAGTTTCCTCGGCGCTCTCGACGAGTCGCTCCTGTCGCCGTCGGCCGACCGCCGTGTCCCACCGGCGGTGATGGGGGCGAGTGACCGGATTACGACCGCGTTCCTGAAGGCCTACATCGAGGGCGAGGGGCACGTCTCTGCCACCCAGCGGGAGATTACGGTCGCGTCGATGAGCGAGGAACTCCTCGAAGACGTCCGGTCGATGCTTCTGTCGCTGGGTATCGTCTCACAGTTACAGCCGCGTGCCAACGGGAGCTATCGACTGCGAATTTCCGGGGACTCGTTCGCCAGATACGTCGAACGTATCGGATTCGTCACGGAGCGAAAGGCGAATGCAGCCGGCCAGTTCGAGCGCGCGTCCGGGAACACTAATCTCGACGTTATCCCGGACGTCGGTCGGGAACTGAGACGAATCCGGGAAGCGCTGGGACTCACGCAGGCAGCGTGTGGGCTCCCACGCTCCACGTACCAGCATTACGAGCGCAGTCGTCGAAACCCCGGCCGTGAGAGCCTCGAAGCCGTCGTCGACGCGTTCGAAACGAGACTGAACGGACTCGAAGCATCTGACGTCGACGGCGAGGTCGCTGTTACCGATGGTGGTGGGCTCGATGCACTTCGGCAGGACGTCAGTGCGCTCCGTTCGCTCGTCGAGAGTGACGTCGCCTGGGACCGAATCGAGTCTATCGAGGCCGTCGAGCCCGACGAGGAGTGGGTCTATGACCTCGAAGTCGAGGGTACGCACAACTACCTCACGAACGGGGTCGTCTCCCACAACTCGCAAATGCTATCCTACATCCGACAGATTGCGCCCCGCTCCGTCTACACCTCCGGGAAGGGCTCCTCCAGCGCGGGACTCACCGCAGCGGCGGTCCGCGACGACTTCGGCGACGGCCAGCAGTGGACGCTGGAGGCCGGCGCCCTCGTGCTGGCCGACCAGGGTATCGCCGCCGTCGACGAGCTCGACAAGATGAGCCCGGAGGACCGCTCGGCGATGCACCAGGCGCTCGAACAGCAGGAGATTAGCGTCTCGAAGGCCGGTATCAACGCCACGCTCAAGTCCCGCTGCTCGCTGCTCGGGGCCGCGAACCCCAAGTACGGTCGGTTCGACCAGTACGAACCCATCGGCGAGCAGATCGACTTGGAGCCGGCGCTCATCTCCCGGTTCGACCTCATCTTCACGGTCACCGACCAGCCCGACGAGGAGACCGACCGGAACCTCGCCTCCCATATCATCCAGACGAACTACGCGGGCGAACTCCACACTCACCGGACCGAGACCGCAACCTCGAACTTCACCGAGGAGGAGGTGGCGACGGTCACCGACGAGGTCGCACCGACCATCGAGCCGGACCTCCTGCGGAAGTACATCGCTTACGCGAAGCGCAACTGCTTCCCGACGATGACCGAGGAAGCCAAAGAGCGCATCGAGGACTTCTACGTCGACCTCCGTCTGAAGGGACAGGACGAGGACGCGCCGGTCCCGGTGACTGCCCGGAAACTCGAAGCGCTGGTCCGCCTGGCCGAGGCCTCTGCGCGGATTCGTCTCTCGGACTCCGTCGAAGAGGACGACGCCGAGCGCGCGGTCGACGTCGCGCTCTACTGTATGAAACAGATCGGTATCGACCCCGAGACCGGCGAGTTCGACGCCGACGTCGTCGAGACTGGCACCTCGAAGAGCCAGCGCGACCGCATCCAGAACATCAAGGGCATCATCGCCGACATCGAGGACGAGTACGACGAGGGCGCACCCATCGACGTGGTGGTCGACCGCGCCGAGGAGGTCGGTATCGAGGAGTCCAAGGCCGAACACGAGATCGAGAAGCTCAAGCAGAAAGGCGAGGTGTACGAGCCCCGCACCGACCACCTCCGGACGACGTAA
- a CDS encoding SLC13 family permease, whose protein sequence is MAFVFVVILAALALFATEALPVDVTAICVMVALMLVEPVTTIVADAGLLSDPILVLHQPGDGVSPLARGLSGFASTATITVLAMFILSDGVQRTGIVQILGRRLASLTGESESRQLGATVGLVAPISGFINNTAAVAILLPMVTDIAHSGKISPSKLLLPLSYASMFGGMLTLIGTSTNILASQISAELLDHPFGMFEFTQLGLVVTVVGVVYLLTVGRYLVPARIDVQDDLTAEFQMGEYLTEVVVREDSPLVGETVQEALAETDFDVDVIQLVRGDRTFLEPLGPKTIQAGDVFAVRTDRDTLVDLLDAEGLDLIPEVEVDDEELEAASERQNLVEVVVAPGSSLIGQTLVTSNFRSRYDATVLAMRHGQELYRRRMDRVRLRIGDTLLVQATPESIDRLNINRDFIVAQEVERPDFRRKKIPVAVGIVAAVVGLAALTPIHIVVSALAGAVAMVVTRCLEPQELYDAVQWDVIFLLAGVIPLGVALQETGGADLLADLFVLAAPGLPAIVVLGLMYVVTALLTNVISNNASVVLMIPVAVEAGQQLGANPFAFVLAVTFAASTAFMTPVGYQTNLLVYGPGGYRFTDYLKVGAPLQAIFAVVTTLGIAFFWGLAPA, encoded by the coding sequence ATGGCGTTCGTGTTCGTCGTCATTCTGGCCGCGCTGGCGCTGTTCGCGACGGAGGCGTTACCGGTCGACGTGACCGCAATCTGTGTCATGGTCGCGCTGATGCTGGTCGAACCAGTGACGACTATCGTCGCAGACGCCGGCCTGCTTTCCGACCCGATACTCGTCCTCCACCAGCCCGGTGACGGCGTCTCCCCGCTCGCCCGCGGCCTCTCCGGGTTCGCATCGACGGCGACGATAACCGTCCTCGCGATGTTCATCCTCTCTGACGGCGTCCAGCGGACCGGTATCGTCCAGATACTCGGGCGACGACTCGCGTCGCTGACCGGCGAGAGCGAGTCCAGACAGCTGGGGGCCACCGTCGGTCTCGTGGCGCCCATCTCCGGCTTTATCAACAACACTGCCGCCGTCGCCATCCTCCTGCCGATGGTGACCGACATCGCCCACTCTGGGAAGATATCGCCGTCGAAACTCCTCCTCCCGCTCTCCTACGCCTCGATGTTCGGCGGGATGCTGACGCTCATCGGCACGTCGACGAACATCCTCGCCTCGCAGATCTCGGCGGAGCTGCTCGACCACCCGTTCGGCATGTTCGAGTTCACGCAGCTCGGACTCGTCGTCACTGTGGTCGGCGTCGTCTACCTGCTGACCGTCGGACGCTACCTCGTTCCCGCACGTATCGACGTCCAGGACGACCTCACGGCGGAGTTCCAGATGGGCGAGTACCTCACCGAGGTCGTCGTCCGCGAGGACTCCCCGCTCGTCGGCGAGACGGTCCAGGAGGCGCTCGCCGAGACGGACTTCGACGTCGACGTCATCCAGCTCGTGCGGGGTGACCGGACCTTCCTCGAACCGCTCGGCCCGAAGACCATCCAGGCGGGCGACGTCTTCGCGGTCCGGACCGACCGCGACACGCTGGTCGACCTGCTCGACGCCGAGGGGCTCGACCTCATCCCCGAAGTCGAGGTCGACGACGAGGAACTCGAGGCCGCGAGCGAGCGCCAGAACCTCGTCGAGGTGGTCGTCGCGCCCGGCTCGTCGCTCATCGGCCAGACGCTCGTCACCTCGAACTTCCGGTCGCGCTACGACGCGACGGTGCTGGCGATGCGCCACGGCCAGGAACTCTACCGCCGCCGGATGGACCGCGTCCGCCTGCGCATCGGTGATACGCTCCTCGTCCAGGCCACCCCCGAGAGCATCGACCGCCTCAACATCAACCGGGACTTCATCGTCGCCCAGGAGGTCGAACGCCCCGACTTCCGGCGCAAGAAGATCCCCGTCGCCGTCGGTATCGTCGCCGCCGTCGTCGGGCTCGCCGCACTGACCCCCATCCACATCGTCGTCTCCGCGCTCGCGGGCGCCGTCGCGATGGTCGTCACGCGCTGTCTCGAACCCCAGGAACTGTACGACGCCGTCCAGTGGGACGTCATCTTCCTGCTCGCGGGCGTCATCCCCCTCGGGGTCGCCCTCCAGGAGACCGGCGGCGCGGACCTGCTTGCGGACCTCTTCGTCCTCGCGGCCCCCGGCCTCCCGGCTATCGTGGTGCTCGGCCTGATGTACGTCGTCACCGCGCTGCTGACCAACGTCATCTCGAACAACGCCTCGGTGGTGCTGATGATTCCCGTCGCCGTCGAGGCCGGCCAGCAGCTCGGCGCGAATCCCTTCGCGTTCGTCCTCGCGGTGACCTTCGCCGCCTCGACGGCGTTCATGACGCCCGTCGGCTACCAGACGAACCTGCTGGTCTACGGGCCCGGTGGCTACCGCTTTACCGACTATCTGAAGGTCGGCGCCCCCCTCCAGGCGATCTTCGCCGTCGTCACGACCCTCGGTATCGCCTTCTTCTGGGGCCTCGCGCCCGCGTGA
- a CDS encoding DEAD/DEAH box helicase: MSQQAAQVDTLFLHERGEEFRVVGQRDGGRLFYGILELKETDAGPRPRRLRIKDGTSEDLRAPDQFVDIARRAARIRISEQTTPRARERAREMLDAYQLDAKVVRTCRFCADAGRYAPITSETAIQADGETICPDCAKEELDRELAFNGAITSDARDRLEDLLLEVQDLERITNLLSGNLDPDLTKFDEISATVDDIDLVPTDSLSLHPGIQQHLESRFDTLLPVQSLAVEHGATDGEDQLIVSATATGKTLVGEMAGLDRVLNNKGKMLFLVPLVALANQKYESFNERYGDMVDVSLRVGASRIADEGGRFDPDADVIVGTYEGIDHALRTGKDLGTVGTVVIDEVHTLGEEERGHRLDGLISRLKYYCETGGAPDSDDTQWIYLSATVGNPRQLAEKLRANLVEFEERPIPIERHVTFADGREKIDTENKLVRRAFDAKSSKGYRGQTIIFTNSRRRCHQISRKLEYSSAPYHAGLDNRKRQQVERQFADQDIAAVVTTAALAAGVDFPASQVVFDSLAMGIEWLTVQEFEQMLGRAGRPDYHDKGTVYLLVEPDCSYHNSMEMTEDEVAFKLLKGEMEPVVTRYDESAAIEETLANVTVAGKRAKALNDRMVGEVPTKHAIGKLLEYEFIDGLAPTPLGRAVTRHFLAPDEAFQLLDGIRKGLDPYDIVAEMELREEY, translated from the coding sequence GTGTCACAGCAGGCTGCACAGGTCGATACCCTCTTTCTCCACGAGCGCGGCGAGGAGTTCCGCGTCGTCGGACAGCGCGACGGCGGGCGGCTGTTCTACGGTATCTTGGAGCTCAAAGAGACCGACGCAGGCCCCCGCCCGCGCCGGCTCCGTATCAAAGACGGCACGAGCGAGGACCTCCGCGCGCCCGACCAGTTCGTCGATATCGCCCGCCGTGCAGCCCGCATCCGCATCTCCGAACAGACCACGCCCAGAGCGCGCGAACGCGCCAGGGAGATGCTCGACGCCTACCAGCTCGACGCCAAGGTCGTCCGGACCTGTCGGTTCTGCGCCGATGCCGGCCGTTACGCCCCGATAACGAGCGAGACGGCCATCCAGGCCGACGGCGAGACAATCTGCCCCGACTGCGCGAAAGAGGAGCTCGACCGGGAGCTGGCGTTCAACGGCGCGATAACCAGCGACGCCAGGGACCGGCTGGAGGACCTCCTGCTGGAGGTCCAGGACCTAGAGCGCATCACGAACCTGCTGTCGGGGAACTTAGACCCCGACCTCACGAAGTTCGACGAGATATCCGCGACGGTCGACGACATCGACCTCGTGCCGACGGACTCGCTGTCCCTGCATCCGGGCATCCAGCAACACCTCGAGTCCCGATTCGACACGCTGCTCCCGGTCCAGAGCCTCGCGGTCGAACACGGCGCGACCGACGGCGAGGACCAGCTCATCGTCTCGGCGACGGCGACCGGCAAGACGCTCGTCGGCGAGATGGCCGGTCTGGACCGCGTGCTCAACAACAAGGGCAAGATGCTGTTCCTGGTCCCGCTCGTCGCGCTCGCGAACCAGAAGTACGAGTCGTTCAACGAACGGTACGGCGATATGGTCGACGTCTCGCTGCGCGTGGGTGCGAGTCGCATCGCCGACGAGGGCGGGCGGTTCGACCCCGACGCCGACGTCATCGTCGGCACCTACGAGGGTATCGACCACGCGCTCCGGACCGGCAAGGACCTCGGCACCGTCGGGACGGTCGTCATCGACGAGGTCCACACGCTGGGCGAGGAGGAACGGGGCCACCGCCTCGACGGCCTCATCTCGCGGTTGAAGTACTACTGCGAGACCGGCGGCGCACCGGACAGCGACGACACCCAGTGGATTTACCTCTCGGCGACCGTCGGCAACCCCCGGCAACTGGCCGAGAAGCTGCGCGCGAACCTCGTCGAGTTCGAGGAACGCCCCATCCCCATCGAGCGCCACGTCACCTTCGCCGACGGCCGGGAGAAGATCGACACCGAGAACAAGCTCGTCCGGCGGGCGTTCGACGCGAAATCGAGCAAGGGGTACCGCGGCCAGACAATCATCTTCACCAACTCGCGGCGACGCTGCCACCAGATCTCTCGGAAACTGGAGTACAGCTCGGCGCCGTACCACGCCGGCCTGGACAACCGCAAGCGCCAGCAGGTCGAACGGCAGTTCGCCGACCAGGACATCGCGGCGGTGGTCACGACGGCGGCGCTGGCCGCCGGCGTCGACTTCCCGGCCTCCCAGGTCGTCTTCGACTCGCTGGCGATGGGTATCGAGTGGCTCACCGTCCAGGAGTTCGAGCAGATGCTCGGGCGGGCCGGCCGACCCGACTACCACGACAAGGGGACCGTCTACCTGCTGGTCGAACCGGACTGCTCCTATCACAACAGTATGGAGATGACCGAGGACGAGGTGGCGTTCAAACTGCTGAAAGGGGAGATGGAGCCGGTCGTCACCCGGTACGACGAGAGCGCGGCTATCGAGGAGACGCTGGCGAACGTCACCGTCGCGGGCAAGCGGGCGAAGGCGCTCAATGACCGGATGGTCGGCGAGGTGCCGACGAAACACGCCATCGGCAAACTGCTGGAGTACGAGTTCATCGACGGTCTGGCCCCGACGCCGCTCGGCCGGGCGGTCACCCGGCACTTCCTCGCGCCCGACGAGGCGTTCCAGCTGCTCGACGGTATCCGCAAGGGCCTGGACCCCTACGACATCGTCGCCGAGATGGAACTGCGCGAGGAGTACTGA
- a CDS encoding site-2 protease family protein, with protein sequence MRRFRIGSVFGIPIQLDLTFLLVLPLFAWIIGTQVEQTTGFLNEVLAAGLDPAMLANGNLVWVLGITAAVGLFSGVVLHELGHSLVAIRFGYPIDSITLWLFGGIAQLTEMPENWKQELAIAIAGPIVSVVLGVLSYVAFALIPGTQSVVLEALRFVLAYLALMNIALAVFNMLPGFPMDGGRVLRALLARRRPYARATKIAAEVGKLFAVFLGLFGLFVVGNIFLAGLAFFIYIGASGEARQTSMRAAFEGVTVQDVMTPADRVTSVTPEMSVRELIQTMFRERHTGYPVEKDGEVVGLVALEDARAVRDVERDAYTVGDVMTTEILTIGPDRPVMDALTELQANSVGRLLVTDEAGEFLGLLTRSDIMTALSIIKSSSEYGALNSSDSQTIRPEP encoded by the coding sequence ATGCGCCGGTTCCGTATCGGGAGCGTGTTCGGGATTCCCATCCAGCTCGACCTGACGTTCCTGCTAGTGTTGCCCCTGTTCGCCTGGATCATCGGGACGCAGGTCGAGCAGACCACCGGGTTCCTGAACGAGGTGCTTGCCGCCGGGCTCGACCCGGCGATGCTGGCGAACGGCAACCTCGTCTGGGTGCTCGGAATTACGGCCGCCGTCGGCCTATTCAGCGGCGTCGTCCTCCACGAACTGGGCCACTCGCTGGTGGCCATCCGCTTTGGCTACCCCATCGACTCCATCACGCTCTGGCTGTTCGGCGGCATCGCCCAGCTCACCGAGATGCCCGAGAACTGGAAACAGGAGCTCGCCATCGCCATCGCCGGCCCCATCGTGAGCGTCGTACTGGGGGTGCTGTCGTACGTCGCGTTCGCCCTCATCCCGGGGACCCAGTCGGTCGTTCTCGAGGCACTGCGCTTCGTCCTCGCGTATCTCGCGCTCATGAACATCGCCCTGGCCGTGTTCAACATGCTTCCGGGCTTCCCGATGGACGGCGGGCGGGTCCTCCGCGCCCTGCTTGCCCGCCGGCGGCCCTACGCCCGGGCGACGAAAATCGCCGCCGAGGTCGGGAAGCTGTTCGCCGTCTTCCTTGGCCTCTTTGGCCTGTTCGTCGTCGGCAACATCTTCCTGGCCGGCCTGGCCTTCTTCATCTACATCGGGGCGTCCGGCGAGGCCCGACAGACCTCGATGCGCGCCGCCTTCGAGGGCGTCACCGTCCAGGACGTGATGACGCCGGCCGACCGCGTCACCTCGGTCACCCCCGAGATGTCCGTCCGCGAGCTCATCCAGACGATGTTCCGGGAGCGCCACACCGGCTACCCGGTCGAGAAGGACGGCGAGGTCGTCGGCCTGGTCGCCCTCGAAGACGCTCGCGCCGTCCGAGACGTCGAGCGCGACGCCTACACCGTCGGCGACGTGATGACCACCGAGATACTCACTATCGGGCCCGACCGCCCCGTGATGGACGCGCTGACCGAACTCCAGGCGAACTCCGTCGGCCGACTGCTCGTCACCGACGAGGCGGGGGAGTTCCTGGGGCTGCTGACGCGCTCGGACATCATGACGGCACTCTCGATCATCAAATCCAGCAGCGAGTACGGCGCGCTGAACTCGTCCGACTCACAGACGATTCGGCCCGAGCCCTGA
- a CDS encoding Rid family detoxifying hydrolase, whose product MEELTTDDAPDSIGPFSQGIATGDRIYVSGQGPVDPETGEVVPGTPGEQTRRTLENVEAVLQAGGASLDDVVKSTVFVKDMRYYDEVNEVYGTLMSPPYPARSAVEVVKLPVDIDVEIEVVAER is encoded by the coding sequence ATGGAAGAACTCACGACCGACGACGCACCGGATAGCATCGGACCGTTCTCACAGGGAATCGCGACAGGCGACCGCATCTACGTCTCCGGCCAGGGACCGGTCGACCCCGAGACGGGCGAAGTCGTCCCCGGTACGCCCGGAGAACAGACGCGGCGGACGCTGGAGAACGTCGAAGCCGTCCTGCAAGCCGGCGGCGCGTCACTCGACGACGTCGTCAAATCGACAGTGTTCGTCAAGGACATGCGATATTACGACGAGGTCAACGAAGTGTACGGAACCCTCATGTCGCCGCCCTATCCGGCCAGGAGTGCTGTCGAGGTCGTAAAGCTGCCCGTCGATATCGACGTCGAGATAGAAGTCGTCGCGGAGAGATAA